From one Lolium rigidum isolate FL_2022 chromosome 4, APGP_CSIRO_Lrig_0.1, whole genome shotgun sequence genomic stretch:
- the LOC124707189 gene encoding phosphomethylethanolamine N-methyltransferase-like: METITVVENGFVEVERKVQKSYWEEHSRDLTVESMMLDSRAKDLDKEERPEVLSILPSYEGKSVLELGAGIGRFTGELAKEAGHVLALDFIDSVIKKNEEINGQIYKNITFKCADVTSPELKIEDNSIDLVFSNWLLMYLNDEEVEKLIGRIVKWLKVGGHIFIRESCFHQSGDSKRKVNPTHYREPRFYTKIFKECHSYDQEGNSFELSLVTSKCIGAYVKSKKNQNQICWLWEKVKSTEDKGFQRFLDNVQYKSTGILRYERVFGEGYVSTGGFETTKEFVDKLDLKPGQKVLDVGCGIGGGDFYMAETYDVHVLGIDLSINMVSFAIERAIGRSCSVEFEVADCTTKEYAENTFDVIYSRDTILHIQDKPALFRNFFKWLKSGGKVLISDYCRNAGKPSEDFAAYIQQRGYDLHDVKTYGKMLEDAGFHDVIAEDRTDQFLRVLERELAETEKTKEAFLADFTQEDYDDIVNGWSAKLKRSSAGEQKWGLFIATK; encoded by the exons ATGGAGACCATCACCGTCGTCGAGAACG GGTTCGTGGAGGTGGAGCGCAAGGTGCAGAAGAGCTACTGGGAGGAGCACTCCAGGGACCTCACCGTCGAGTCCATGATGCTCGACTCCCGCGCAAAGGACCTCGACAAGGAGGAACGGCCCGAG GTGCTGTCCATACTCCCGTCCTACGAGGGCAAATCGGTGCTGGAGCTAGGTGCCGGCATTGGCCGCTTCACGGGGGAGCtggccaaggaggccggccacgtCCTGGCGCTGGACTTCATCGACAGTGTGATCAAGAAG AACGAGGAGATCAATGGGCAAATCTACAAGAACATCACCTTCAAGTGTGCCGACGTCACGTCGCCGGAGCTCAAGATCGAGGACAACTCCATCGACCTGGTCTTCTCCAACTGGCTGCTCATGTACCTCAACGACGAGGAG GTTGAGAAGCTGATAGGCAGAATAGTGAAATGGCTGAAGGTTGGTGGGCATATTTTCATCAGGGAATCGTGCTTTCACCAGTCTGGAGATTCCAAGAGGAAAGTGAACCCAACGCACTACCGGGAGCCAAGGTTTTACACAAAG ATTTTTAAGGAATGCCACTCCTATGACCAAGAAGGGAATTCGTTTGAGCTTTCTCTGGTAACTTCCAAGTGCATTGGAGCTTATGTCAAAAGCAAGAAAAACCAAAACCAG ATATGTTGGCTATGGGAGAAGGTCAAGTCCACAGAAGACAAGGGCTTTCAGAGATTCCTGGACAATGTGCAGTACAAATCCACTGGGATCTTGCGTTACGAGCGTGTGTTTGGAGAGGGTTATGTTAGCACTGGTGGATTCG AGACCACCAAGGAATTTGTGGACAAGCTGGACCTGAAACCTGGCCAAAAGGTGCTTGATGTCGGATGTGGCATCGGAGGAGGCGACTTCTACATGGCTGAAACCTATGATGTCCATGTTCTCGGCATCGACCTTTCCATCAACATGGTTTCATTCGCGATTGAGCGCGCAATCGGGCGCTCGTGCTCAGTTGAGTTTGAGGTTGCTGACTGCACCACGAAGGAATATGCAGAGAACACGTTCGATGTCATCTACAGCCGTGACACCATCCTTCACATTCAG GACAAACCTGCTCTGTTCAGAAACTTCTTCAAGTGGCTGAAATCAGGCGGCAAAGTCCTGATCAGTGACTACTGCAGAAACGCTGGGAAGCCATCAGAGGATTTTGCTGCATACATCCAGCAGAGAGGCTATGACCTCCATGATGTGAAGACCTATGGAAAG ATGCTTGAGGATGCTGGTTTCCACGATGTTATTGCCGAAGACCGCACCGACCAG TTCCTGAGGGTTCTGGAAAGGGAGCTAGCTGAAACTGAGAAGACCAAAGAGGCTTTCCTGGCAGACTTCACCCAG GAGGACTATGACGACATTGTGAACGGCTGGAGCGCGAAGCTGAAGCGGAGCTCTGCAGGCGAGCAGAAGTGGGGGCTGTTCATCGCGACCAAGTGA
- the LOC124648341 gene encoding membrane protein PM19L-like produces MAGVGRNMVAPLLVLNLIMYLIVIGFASWNLNHFINGTTNYPGVAGNGATFYFLVFAILAGVVGAASKLAGVHHVRAWHGGSLANTAASALVAWAITALAFGLACKEIHIGGYRGWRLRVLEAFVIILMFTQLLYVMMLHMGLFGNQFGAGSGGYGAGDHGYGAGDHHNKGMGMGTGAAATRV; encoded by the coding sequence ATGGCGGGCGTGGGGCGGAACATGGTGGCGCCACTGCTGGTCCTGAACCTGATCATGTACCTCATCGTCATCGGCTTTGCGAGCTGGAACCTGAACCACTTCATCAACGGCACCACCAACTACCCAGGAGTCGCCGGTAACGGCGCCACCTTCTACTTCCTCGTCTTTGCCATCCTGGCCGGCGTGGTGGGCGCCGCCTCCAAGCTCGCCGGCGTACACCACGTGCGCGCCtggcacggaggcagcctcgccaACACCGCCGCGTCGGCGCTGGTGGCGTGGGCCATCACGGCGCTGGCCTTCGGGCTGGCGTGCAAGGAGATCCACATCGGCGGCTACCGTGGGTGGCGGCTGCGCGTGCTGGAGGCGTTCGTGATTATCTTGATGTTCACCCAGCTGCTGTACGTGATGATGCTGCATATGGGCTTGTTCGGGAACCAGTTCGGTGCTGGTTCCGGCGGCTATGGCGCCGGAGACCACGGGTATGGCGCCGGAGACCACCATAACAAGGGCATGGGCATGGgcaccggcgccgccgccacgAGGGTCTGA
- the LOC124705987 gene encoding membrane protein PM19L-like — MAGVGRNMVAPLLVLNLIMYLIVIGFASWNLNHFINGTTNYPGVAGNGATFYFLVFAILAGVVGAASKLAGVHHVRAWHGGSLANTAASALVAWAITALAFGLACKEIHIGGYRGWRLRVLEAFVIILMFTQLLYVMMLHMGLFGNQFGAGSGGYGAGDHGYGTGDHHNKGMGTGAAATRV; from the coding sequence ATGGCGGGCGTGGGGCGGAACATGGTGGCACCACTGCTGGTCCTGAACCTGATCATGTACCTCATCGTCATCGGCTTCGCGAGCTGGAACCTGAACCACTTCATCAACGGCACCACCAACTACCCAGGAGTCGCCGGTAACGGCGCCACCTTCTACTTCCTCGTCTTTGCCATCCTGGCCGGCGTGGTGGGCGCCGCCTCCAAGCTCGCCGGCGTACACCACGTGCGCGCCtggcacggaggcagcctcgccaACACCGCCGCGTCGGCGCTGGTGGCCTGGGCCATCACGGCGCTGGCCTTTGGGCTGGCGTGCAAGGAGATCCACATCGGCGGCTACCGTGGGTGGCGGCTGCGCGTGCTGGAGGCGTTCGTGATTATCTTGATGTTCACCCAGCTGCTGTACGTGATGATGCTGCATATGGGCTTGTTCGGGAACCAGTTCGGTGCTGGTTCCGGCGGGTATGGTGCCGGAGACCACGGGTATGGCACCGGCGACCACCACAACAAGGGCATGGGCACCGGTGCCGCCGCCACGAGGGTCTGA
- the LOC124705686 gene encoding protein HEAT INTOLERANT 4-like encodes MARPRSKKRTAAAADGSTDTAAAAAATTLRPGKRARATPNPEAEYSREKRNLEDLWLSAFSIGTEWEHIDKIHEFNWNFQNIEKALEEGGDLYGKTVYLFGSTEPQLLNVAKGEQKSEKMVFVPIVVAVDCPYPPSDKVGIISVQRENEEIVPMKAMKMDWVPYVPLEDRLSRIESLETKIFTLCCTQRRSALKHLKTERVKKFDYCMPYYMPLSPEDDHDTTVDIIYPLEHPIVQSFDWEMDNYKDFIDDLVEGEVLPEDEKENFKKFLKEKVKERKIELRQAKEARKEAIDNMDPKLKNAFENIQFYKFYPVNALDAPDLSIKKKNYINRYYGKAHKWM; translated from the exons ATGGCGCGTCCTAGGAGCAAGAAACGCACGGCTGCGGCGGCCGACGGCTCGACcgacacggcggcggcggcggcggcgacgacgttgAGGCCGGGGAAGCGCGCCAGGGCGACGCCCAATCCCGAGGCGGAGTATTCCCGCGAGAAGCGGAATCTG GAGGACCTTTGGCTGTCGGCCTTCTCCATCGGGACCGAG TGGGAACACATTGATAAGATACACGAGTTCAACTGGAACTTCCAAAATATAGAG AAAGCTCTAGAAGAAGGGGGAGACCTTTATGGCAAGACGGTTTACTTATTTGGAAGCACTGAAC CTCAGCTATTGAATGTTGCTAAAGGTGAACAAAAGAGCGAAAAGATGGTGTTTGTTCCTATTGTAGTTGCG GTTGATTGTCCTTACCCACCATCAGATAAAGTTGGTATAATATCTGTCCAAAGGGAAAATGAAGAAATAGTACCAATGAAGGCAATGAAGATGGACTGGGTGCCCTATGTGCCACTAGAGGACCG GCTCAGCAGGATTGAGAGTTTGGAAACCAAAATATTCACTCTTTGTTGCACCCAGCGAAG GTCTGCTCTGAAGCACCTGAAAACTGAGCGAGTCAAGAAGTTCGACTACTGCATGCCAT ATTATATGCCACTTTCTCCTGAAGATGACCATGATACAACTGTCGATATCATATATCCTCTAGAACACCCG ATAGTGCAATCCTTTGACTGGGAAATGGATAATTATAAG GATTTTATTGATGACCTAGTTGAAGGTGAGGTGTTGCCAGAGGATGAGAAAGAAAATTTTAAG AAATTCCTGAAGGAGAAGGTTAAAGAACGAAAGATAGAGCTGAGACAG GCTAAAGAAGCCAGAAAGGAAGCTATTGATAATATGGACCCTAAGCTAAAGAATGCATTTGAAAAcatccaattctacaaattttatCCTGTAAATGCCCTGGACGCTCCTGATTTAAGCATAAAAAAG AAAAATTACATCAACAGGTATTATGGGAAGGCACATAAATGGATGTGA